In a genomic window of Anser cygnoides isolate HZ-2024a breed goose chromosome 28, Taihu_goose_T2T_genome, whole genome shotgun sequence:
- the LOC136787050 gene encoding hydroxyproline dehydrogenase-like isoform X3: protein MPPPEAPRGPPRPPLDFGAGAALGARSGWELARALLVLRLCGVPGLGRHAETVLRASRRVLGARLWGAALRGSFYGHFVGGETPAQLQGAAGRLRALGLRPLLALPNEDGGQHGGEPQLEANGRAALACVGLAAGTGPGAMMQLKVTALLSARLCETLSQRAEEPGSELSVERVMAALGGEAPAFSCLSAADNAQLGAALQRLDGVAAAAARSGVRVLLDAEQSELRAALTLLGLALMGRHNRAAPWVWHTQQAYLRDAVGDLGAVLSRAQRLGACVGLKLVRGAYLQHERARGAALPSRQHTDRSYEQCLELALARAARAGGRLELMVATHNEGSVQLAVRRMEELGLPRDGAVCFGQLLGMCDHCLAGAWPGGFPGVQVGAVRAGRGGAALPGAAGAGEPGDAGGRPPRAGSCWPGSCAAACCPGPPAEGGNGGKSGEIWGKNGRKRGRGGGGGGRARRSLSAQDGGGASRPKGREARGRGLREGGVAAGERPAFAPLPGGSQSARCPPARRHGDRAAPPPPPPQSPW from the exons ATGCCGCCGCCCGAGGCCCCCCgaggccccccccggccccccctggACTTCGGCGCgggggcggcgctgggggcGCGCAGCGGCTGGGAGCTGGCGCGGGCGCTGCTCGTGCTGCGGCTCTGCGGGGTGCCCGGCCTGGGCCGCCACGCCGAGACG GTGCTGCGGGCGTCGCGGCGGGTGCTGGGGGCGCGGCTGTGGGgcgcggcgctgcggggctcCTTCTACGGGCACTTCGTGGGGGGCGAGACCCCCGCGCAGCTGCAGGGCGCCGCCGGCCGCCTCCGCGCCCTGGGGCTGCGGCCGCTGCTGGCGCTGCCCAACGAGGACGGGGGGCAGCACGGCGG GGAGCCGCAGCTGGAGGCCAACGGCCGCGCGGCGCTGGCGTGCGTGGGGCTGGCGGccggcacggggccgggggccaTGATGCAGCTCAAGGTGACGGCCCTGCTGAGCGCCCGCCTCTGC GAGACGCTGTCGCAGCGGGCGGAGGAGCCGGGCTCGGAGCTGAGCGTGGAGCGCGTGATGGCGGCGCTGGGGGGCGAG GCGCCGGCCTTCTCGTGCCTGAGCGCGGCCGACAACGCGCAGCTGGGCGCCGCGCTGCAGCGCCTCGACGGGGTGGCGGCg GCGGCGGCGCGCAGCGGGGTGCGGGTGCTGCTGGACGCGGAGCAGAGCGAGCTGCGGGCGGCGCTgacgctgctggggctggcgctGATGGGGCGCCACAACCGCGCCGCGCCGTGGGTCTGGCACACGCAGCAGGCCTACCTGCGG gaCGCCGTGGGGGACCTGGGGGCGGTGCTGAGCCGGGCCCAGCGCCTCGGGGCCTGCGTGGGGCTGAAGCTGGTGCGCGGCGCCTACCTGCAGCACGAGCGCGCCCGCGGCGCCGCCCTGCCCAGCCGCCAGCACACCGACCGCAG ctacGAGCAGTGCCTGGAGCTGGCGCTGGCGCGGGCGgcgcgggccggggggcgcctGGAGCTGATGGTGGCCACGCACAACGAGGGCTCCGTGCAGCTCGCCGTGCGCAG gatggaggagctggggctgccacGGGACGGCGCCGTGTGCTtcgggcagctgctggggatgTGCGACCACTGTCTCGCTGGCGCTTG GCCGGGCGGGTTTCCTGGTGTACAAGTCGGTGCCGTTCGGGCCGGCCGAGGCGGTGCTGCCCTACCTGGCGCGGCGGGCGCAGGAGAACCGGGCGATGCTGGAGGGCGGCCGCCGCGAgcggggagctgctggccagggaGCTGCGCCGCCGCCTGCTGCCCTGGGCCTCCCGCTGAGGGGGGAAACGGGGGGAAATcgggggaaatttgggggaaaaacgGGCGgaaacggggccgggggggggggggggggggccgcgcccgccgctccctcagcgcccaagatggcggcggcgccTCACGGCCAAAAGGGCGGGAAGcgcgggggcgtggcctgcgagaagggggcgtggccgccGGGGAGCGGCCCGCTTTCGCGCCTCTCCCCGGCGGCAGCCAATCGGcgcgctgcccgcccgcccgTCGCCATGGCGaccgcgctgcccccccccccccccccccccagtctccATGGTAA
- the LOC136787050 gene encoding uncharacterized protein isoform X2, giving the protein MGRYGQLWGAMGQLWGSYGALWGAMGQLWGAMGQLWGPMGRYGAAMGCCGALWALWGSYGALWGAMGQLWGAMGQLWGSYGALWGAMGQLWGAMGRCGARREPQLEANGRAALACVGLAAGTGPGAMMQLKVTALLSARLCETLSQRAEEPGSELSVERVMAALGGEAPAFSCLSAADNAQLGAALQRLDGVAADAVGDLGAVLSRAQRLGACVGLKLVRGAYLQHERARGAALPSRQHTDRSYEQCLELALARAARAGGRLELMVATHNEGSVQLAVRRMEELGLPRDGAVCFGQLLGMCDHCLAGAWPGGFPGVQVGAVRAGRGGAALPGAAGAGEPGDAGGRPPRAGSCWPGSCAAACCPGPPAEGGNGGKSGEIWGKNGRKRGRGGGGGGRARRSLSAQDGGGASRPKGREARGRGLREGGVAAGERPAFAPLPGGSQSARCPPARRHGDRAAPPPPPPQSPW; this is encoded by the exons atggggcgctatgggcagctatggggcgctatggggcagctatggggcagctatggggcgctatggggcgctatggggcagctatggggcgctatggggcagctatggggccctatggggcgctatggggcagctatggggtgctgtggggcgctatgggcgctatggggcagctatggggcgctatggggcgctatggggcagctatggggcgctatggggcagctatggggcagctatggggcgctatggggcgctatggggcagctgtggggcgctatggggcgctgtggggcccGCAGGGAGCCGCAGCTGGAGGCCAACGGCCGCGCGGCGCTGGCGTGCGTGGGGCTGGCGGccggcacggggccgggggccaTGATGCAGCTCAAGGTGACGGCCCTGCTGAGCGCCCGCCTCTGC GAGACGCTGTCGCAGCGGGCGGAGGAGCCGGGCTCGGAGCTGAGCGTGGAGCGCGTGATGGCGGCGCTGGGGGGCGAG GCGCCGGCCTTCTCGTGCCTGAGCGCGGCCGACAACGCGCAGCTGGGCGCCGCGCTGCAGCGCCTCGACGGGGTGGCGGCg gaCGCCGTGGGGGACCTGGGGGCGGTGCTGAGCCGGGCCCAGCGCCTCGGGGCCTGCGTGGGGCTGAAGCTGGTGCGCGGCGCCTACCTGCAGCACGAGCGCGCCCGCGGCGCCGCCCTGCCCAGCCGCCAGCACACCGACCGCAG ctacGAGCAGTGCCTGGAGCTGGCGCTGGCGCGGGCGgcgcgggccggggggcgcctGGAGCTGATGGTGGCCACGCACAACGAGGGCTCCGTGCAGCTCGCCGTGCGCAG gatggaggagctggggctgccacGGGACGGCGCCGTGTGCTtcgggcagctgctggggatgTGCGACCACTGTCTCGCTGGCGCTTG GCCGGGCGGGTTTCCTGGTGTACAAGTCGGTGCCGTTCGGGCCGGCCGAGGCGGTGCTGCCCTACCTGGCGCGGCGGGCGCAGGAGAACCGGGCGATGCTGGAGGGCGGCCGCCGCGAgcggggagctgctggccagggaGCTGCGCCGCCGCCTGCTGCCCTGGGCCTCCCGCTGAGGGGGGAAACGGGGGGAAATcgggggaaatttgggggaaaaacgGGCGgaaacggggccgggggggggggggggggggccgcgcccgccgctccctcagcgcccaagatggcggcggcgccTCACGGCCAAAAGGGCGGGAAGcgcgggggcgtggcctgcgagaagggggcgtggccgccGGGGAGCGGCCCGCTTTCGCGCCTCTCCCCGGCGGCAGCCAATCGGcgcgctgcccgcccgcccgTCGCCATGGCGaccgcgctgcccccccccccccccccccccagtctccATGGTAA
- the LOC136787050 gene encoding uncharacterized protein isoform X1 → MGRYGQLWGAMGQLWGSYGALWGAMGQLWGAMGQLWGPMGRYGAAMGCCGALWALWGSYGALWGAMGQLWGAMGQLWGSYGALWGAMGQLWGAMGRCGARREPQLEANGRAALACVGLAAGTGPGAMMQLKVTALLSARLCETLSQRAEEPGSELSVERVMAALGGEAAARSGVRVLLDAEQSELRAALTLLGLALMGRHNRAAPWVWHTQQAYLRDAVGDLGAVLSRAQRLGACVGLKLVRGAYLQHERARGAALPSRQHTDRSYEQCLELALARAARAGGRLELMVATHNEGSVQLAVRRMEELGLPRDGAVCFGQLLGMCDHCLAGAWPGGFPGVQVGAVRAGRGGAALPGAAGAGEPGDAGGRPPRAGSCWPGSCAAACCPGPPAEGGNGGKSGEIWGKNGRKRGRGGGGGGRARRSLSAQDGGGASRPKGREARGRGLREGGVAAGERPAFAPLPGGSQSARCPPARRHGDRAAPPPPPPQSPW, encoded by the exons atggggcgctatgggcagctatggggcgctatggggcagctatggggcagctatggggcgctatggggcgctatggggcagctatggggcgctatggggcagctatggggccctatggggcgctatggggcagctatggggtgctgtggggcgctatgggcgctatggggcagctatggggcgctatggggcgctatggggcagctatggggcgctatggggcagctatggggcagctatggggcgctatggggcgctatggggcagctgtggggcgctatggggcgctgtggggcccGCAGGGAGCCGCAGCTGGAGGCCAACGGCCGCGCGGCGCTGGCGTGCGTGGGGCTGGCGGccggcacggggccgggggccaTGATGCAGCTCAAGGTGACGGCCCTGCTGAGCGCCCGCCTCTGC GAGACGCTGTCGCAGCGGGCGGAGGAGCCGGGCTCGGAGCTGAGCGTGGAGCGCGTGATGGCGGCGCTGGGGGGCGAG GCGGCGGCGCGCAGCGGGGTGCGGGTGCTGCTGGACGCGGAGCAGAGCGAGCTGCGGGCGGCGCTgacgctgctggggctggcgctGATGGGGCGCCACAACCGCGCCGCGCCGTGGGTCTGGCACACGCAGCAGGCCTACCTGCGG gaCGCCGTGGGGGACCTGGGGGCGGTGCTGAGCCGGGCCCAGCGCCTCGGGGCCTGCGTGGGGCTGAAGCTGGTGCGCGGCGCCTACCTGCAGCACGAGCGCGCCCGCGGCGCCGCCCTGCCCAGCCGCCAGCACACCGACCGCAG ctacGAGCAGTGCCTGGAGCTGGCGCTGGCGCGGGCGgcgcgggccggggggcgcctGGAGCTGATGGTGGCCACGCACAACGAGGGCTCCGTGCAGCTCGCCGTGCGCAG gatggaggagctggggctgccacGGGACGGCGCCGTGTGCTtcgggcagctgctggggatgTGCGACCACTGTCTCGCTGGCGCTTG GCCGGGCGGGTTTCCTGGTGTACAAGTCGGTGCCGTTCGGGCCGGCCGAGGCGGTGCTGCCCTACCTGGCGCGGCGGGCGCAGGAGAACCGGGCGATGCTGGAGGGCGGCCGCCGCGAgcggggagctgctggccagggaGCTGCGCCGCCGCCTGCTGCCCTGGGCCTCCCGCTGAGGGGGGAAACGGGGGGAAATcgggggaaatttgggggaaaaacgGGCGgaaacggggccgggggggggggggggggggccgcgcccgccgctccctcagcgcccaagatggcggcggcgccTCACGGCCAAAAGGGCGGGAAGcgcgggggcgtggcctgcgagaagggggcgtggccgccGGGGAGCGGCCCGCTTTCGCGCCTCTCCCCGGCGGCAGCCAATCGGcgcgctgcccgcccgcccgTCGCCATGGCGaccgcgctgcccccccccccccccccccccagtctccATGGTAA
- the MAZ gene encoding LOW QUALITY PROTEIN: myc-associated zinc finger protein (The sequence of the model RefSeq protein was modified relative to this genomic sequence to represent the inferred CDS: inserted 2 bases in 1 codon) — PPPPPAPPPPPPPLPPPAAGPEALPVELLPVLGPEPPPPAPPWTPPPSNRPRQPPSPLPKTPRSPPRRPPPPPPPPRKSKSKGPYICALCAKEFKNGYNLRRHEATHAPGRAAAPRAVPTMVPLSLLSVAGLGDGAXGAAGAAGSAKRARKSHACEMCGKAFRDVYHLKRHKLSHSDEKPFQCPVCQQRFKRKDRMSYHVRCHEGAVHKPYVCSHCGKSFSRPDHLNSHVRQVHSTERPFKCETCEAAFATKDRLRAHAVRHEEKVPCHVCGKMLSAAYIADHMKVHGQGPSHVCALCNKGFTTAAYLRVHAVKDHGAPAPRAERLLCRLCGVSCKTPAQLSGHLQTHADAAPAPPTGPSPPPRCAEPRRSGPAQRRPRGNRAGGGARAEAPPPAPPLPPGPAPSPAPPPGALFGAAGTNKNPSGAARPRPLLGDRK; from the exons ccgccgcccccccccgccccccccccccccccccccccgctgccgccccccgccgcgggcCCCGAGGCGCTGCCGGTGGAGCTGCTCCCGGTGCTgggccccgagcccccgccgccggcaccaCCGTGGACCCCGCCGCCCTCAAAccgcccccggcagcccccgagccccctccccaaaaccccccgcagcccccccaggcgccccccgcccccgccgccgcccccccgcaaGTCGAAGAGCAAGGGCCCCTACATCTGCGCGCTGTGCGCCAAGGAGTTCAAGAACGGCTACAACCTGCGGCGCCACGAGGCCACGCACgcccccggccgcgccgccgcgccgcgcgcCGTGCCCACCATGGTGCCGCTCAGCCTGCTCAGCGTGGCCGGCCTGGGCGACGGCGC GGGAGCCGCGGGCGCCGCCGGGAGCGCCAAGCGGGCGAGGAAGAGCCACGCCTGCGAGATGTGCGGCAAGGCCTTCCGCGACGTCTACCACCTGAAGCGGCACAAGCTGTCGCACTCGGACGAGAAGCCCTTCCAGTGCCCCGTCTGCCAGCAGCGCTTCAAGCGCAAGGACCGCATGAGCTACCACGTGCGCTGCCACGAGGGCGCCGTGCACAAGCCCTACGTCTGCAGCCACTGCGGGAAGAGCTTCTCGCG CCCCGACCACCTCAACAGCCACGTGCGCCAGGTGCACTCCACGGAGCGGCCCTTCAAGTGCGAG aCGTGCGAGGCCGCCTTCGCCACCAAGGACCGGCTGCGGGCGCACGCGGTGCGGCACGAGGAGAAGGTGCCGTGCCACGTGTGCGGCAAGATGCTCAGCGCCGCCTACATCGCCGACCACATGAAGGTGCACGGCCAGGGGCCCAGCCACGTCTGCGCCCTCTGCAACAAAG gcTTCACGACGGCCGCCTACCTGCGGGTGCACGCGGTGAAGGACCACGGGGcgcccgccccccgcgccgAGCGCCTGCTGTGCCGCCTGTGCGGGGTGAGCTGCAAGACCCCCGCCCAGCTCAGCGGCCACCTGCAGACCCACGCCGacgccgcccccgcccccccgacgggccccagcccccccccccgctgcgcTGAGCCCCGCAG GTCTGGCCCCGCCCAGCGACGGCCCCGCGGGAAccgcgcggggggcggggcacgggcggaggccccgccccccgccccccctctccctcccggccccgccccctccccggccccgccccccggggctCTGTTCGGCGCCGCGGGAACCAATAAAAACCCGAGCGGTGCAgcccggccacgccccctcctcgGGGACCGGAAGTGA
- the INO80E gene encoding INO80 complex subunit E, whose translation MNGAAEAEPGGGGGAGGGYRRRYRALKRRLKLLLYEQECFQEELRRAQRRLLRVSRDKSYLLDRLLQYEQVDDDSSDSEATASSDTDGEGPKGRSLP comes from the exons ATGAACGGCGCGGCCGAGGCcgagcccggcggcggggggggggcgggcggcggctaCCGGCGGCGGTACCGGGCCCTGAAACGGCGCCTCAAGCTGCTGCTCTAC GAGCAGGAGTGcttccaggaggagctgcggaGGGCCCAGAGGAGGCTGCTCCGGGTGTCCCGGGACAAGAG ctACCTCCTGGACCGGCTGCTGCAGTACGAGCAGGTGGACGACGACTCCTCAG acTCCGAAGCTACCGCCTCCTCCGACACCGATGGGGAGGGGCCCAAGGGGCGGAGCCTCCCTTAA